Proteins from a single region of Geothrix sp. PMB-07:
- a CDS encoding branched-chain amino acid ABC transporter ATP-binding protein/permease — translation MKRMLLLRGAELLAFAFLAAIPLLVVNPYALGLLTLLAIYGILLIGLDVTVGYLGQVNLAHVAFLGLGAYTAGLVVTKLGLGMGPALLAAMAVGLQLGGLLALPALRLEGPQFALATLSFAALSTTALNELESLTGGAQGLSLSRPPVFGHTLTPPLFFWLCLALLALVWMLMRNMLSSQWGRAFEALRDSPIATDAMGVGTYRHKVAAFALGSGLGELAGGLYAFNFQYLQPQSFTYDLMIILLLGVVLGGRKSLWGAFVGASVIVLLPNLLSNRLLFQIFSASGFALALAAGLRGLVKKTTRPFQALAPVVAMGLLVAGGLLVENTEDWRKAIFALMLFSVVVGLPEGLMGFLALFLAKLFRVPHAPLPEPSDIETILPPHEADGAPLLVLEDLRRHFGGVKAVDGLSMTVRSGTIHGLIGPNGSGKSTVVNVISGLYTPSSGRILLRGEALPSGSLFRVSRSGVARTFQNLQLFGELTALENVMVALKGVYRSPLPLVLLGLARKEERRAQADALCLLDRIGLKDQALTKAKDLTYGAQRFLEVARALARKPDLLILDEPAAGLAHPDVVQLIEIIKRVHARGISIILIEHHMDVVSELCHTVTVLDGGKVIAEGSPDEVKRNPRVVEAYLGQPPEADPSGAPVPEPA, via the coding sequence ATGAAAAGAATGCTCCTCCTCCGTGGCGCCGAGCTCCTTGCCTTCGCCTTCCTCGCCGCCATCCCGCTGCTGGTGGTGAACCCTTACGCCCTGGGCCTGCTCACGCTGCTGGCCATCTACGGCATCCTGCTCATCGGCCTCGACGTGACCGTGGGCTACCTGGGCCAGGTGAACCTCGCGCATGTGGCCTTCCTGGGCCTGGGCGCCTACACGGCGGGCCTCGTGGTCACGAAGCTGGGCCTGGGCATGGGACCGGCGCTGCTGGCGGCCATGGCCGTGGGCCTGCAGTTGGGAGGCCTGCTGGCCCTGCCTGCCCTGCGGCTCGAAGGCCCCCAGTTCGCCTTGGCCACCCTCAGCTTCGCGGCCCTCAGCACCACGGCCCTGAACGAACTGGAGAGCCTCACCGGCGGCGCCCAGGGCCTCAGCCTCAGCCGTCCGCCCGTGTTCGGCCACACGCTCACCCCGCCGCTGTTCTTCTGGCTTTGCCTGGCCCTGCTGGCCCTGGTGTGGATGCTCATGCGGAACATGCTCTCGTCCCAGTGGGGCCGCGCCTTCGAGGCGCTGCGCGACAGCCCCATCGCCACCGACGCCATGGGCGTGGGCACCTATCGGCACAAGGTGGCTGCCTTTGCGCTGGGTTCGGGCCTGGGTGAGCTCGCAGGCGGCCTCTACGCCTTCAATTTCCAGTATCTCCAGCCCCAGAGCTTCACCTATGACCTGATGATCATCCTGCTGCTAGGCGTGGTGCTGGGGGGCCGCAAGAGCCTCTGGGGCGCCTTCGTGGGCGCTTCGGTCATCGTGCTCCTGCCCAACCTGCTGTCGAACCGCCTCCTCTTCCAGATCTTCTCGGCTTCGGGCTTCGCGCTGGCCCTGGCCGCGGGCCTGCGGGGCCTGGTGAAGAAGACCACGCGCCCCTTCCAGGCCCTGGCGCCGGTGGTGGCCATGGGCCTGCTGGTGGCGGGCGGCCTGCTGGTGGAGAACACCGAGGATTGGCGCAAAGCCATCTTCGCCCTGATGCTGTTTTCGGTCGTCGTGGGCCTACCCGAAGGCCTCATGGGCTTCCTCGCCCTCTTCCTGGCCAAGCTCTTCCGTGTGCCTCACGCGCCCCTTCCGGAACCCTCGGACATCGAAACCATCCTGCCTCCCCACGAAGCCGATGGCGCGCCCCTGCTGGTGTTGGAGGATCTCCGGCGCCACTTCGGCGGCGTGAAGGCCGTGGACGGCCTGTCCATGACCGTCCGCTCCGGCACCATCCACGGCCTCATCGGGCCCAACGGTTCGGGCAAGAGCACCGTGGTGAACGTCATTTCGGGGCTCTACACGCCCAGCTCGGGCCGCATCCTGCTGCGAGGCGAGGCCCTGCCCTCCGGGAGTCTCTTCCGAGTGTCGCGGTCGGGCGTGGCACGGACTTTTCAGAACCTGCAGCTCTTCGGAGAACTCACGGCCCTGGAAAACGTGATGGTGGCGCTGAAGGGCGTGTACCGCAGCCCCCTGCCCCTGGTGCTGCTGGGCCTGGCCCGCAAGGAGGAGCGCCGCGCCCAGGCCGATGCCCTCTGCCTGCTGGATCGCATCGGCCTGAAGGACCAGGCCCTCACCAAGGCCAAGGATCTGACCTACGGCGCCCAGCGCTTCCTGGAGGTGGCCCGGGCCCTGGCCCGCAAGCCCGACCTGCTCATCCTGGATGAGCCCGCGGCAGGTCTCGCGCATCCAGACGTGGTGCAGCTCATCGAGATCATCAAGCGGGTGCACGCGCGCGGCATCAGCATCATCCTCATCGAGCACCACATGGACGTGGTGAGTGAGCTCTGCCACACCGTCACGGTGCTGGATGGCGGCAAGGTCATCGCGGAAGGCAGCCCTGATGAGGTCAAACGCAATCCTCGGGTGGTGGAGGCCTACCTGGGCCAGCCTCCTGAAGCTGATCCTTCCGGCGCACCTGTGCCGGAGCCCGCATGA
- the fbaA gene encoding class II fructose-bisphosphate aldolase: protein MPVVNPAQYVKMLEKAKQEKFAYPAFNVTSTETANAVLLGLKTAGADGIIQVSTGGAEFISGLGVKDMAKGAIALADYVHYMAQYYDVNVALHTDHCHPKYLDTFVLPLIAETEARRAAGRPNLFNAHMFDGSELGLSDNIARSSELLKRCAASEIILEVEIGVVGGEEDGHDTSNVGKDKLYTTPEDMVATHSALAPIGRYMLAATFGNVHGVYKPGNVVLKPSILRDGQAAIAKACGGASSLLVFHGGSGSSLEEIHETLDYGVVKMNIDTDTQYAFTRAIADHMFKNYDGVLKVDGEVGNKKTYDPRPYMKKAEQSMADRVIRACNDLRSAGKTMGKI, encoded by the coding sequence ATGCCCGTCGTCAATCCCGCCCAGTACGTCAAGATGCTGGAAAAAGCGAAACAGGAGAAATTCGCCTATCCGGCCTTCAACGTCACCTCGACGGAGACCGCCAACGCCGTGCTGCTGGGCCTCAAGACCGCTGGCGCCGACGGCATCATCCAGGTGTCCACGGGTGGCGCTGAGTTCATCAGCGGCCTGGGCGTGAAGGACATGGCCAAGGGCGCCATCGCCCTGGCGGACTACGTCCACTACATGGCCCAGTACTACGATGTGAACGTGGCCCTGCACACGGACCACTGCCACCCCAAGTACCTCGATACCTTCGTGCTGCCCCTCATCGCGGAGACCGAGGCCCGCCGCGCCGCCGGGCGCCCGAACCTGTTCAACGCCCACATGTTCGACGGCTCCGAGCTGGGCCTCTCCGACAACATCGCCCGCTCGTCCGAACTGCTGAAACGCTGCGCCGCCAGTGAGATCATCCTCGAGGTGGAAATCGGCGTGGTGGGCGGCGAGGAAGATGGCCACGACACCAGCAACGTGGGCAAGGACAAGCTCTACACCACCCCCGAGGACATGGTGGCCACCCACTCGGCCCTGGCCCCCATCGGCCGCTACATGCTGGCGGCCACCTTCGGCAACGTGCACGGCGTCTACAAGCCGGGCAACGTGGTGCTGAAGCCCAGCATCCTCCGCGACGGCCAGGCCGCCATCGCCAAGGCCTGCGGCGGCGCCAGCTCCCTGCTGGTCTTCCACGGCGGCTCCGGCTCCAGCCTCGAGGAGATCCACGAGACGCTGGACTACGGCGTGGTGAAGATGAACATCGACACCGACACCCAGTACGCCTTCACCCGCGCCATCGCCGATCACATGTTCAAGAACTACGACGGCGTGCTGAAGGTCGATGGCGAGGTGGGCAATAAGAAGACCTACGACCCCCGCCCCTACATGAAGAAGGCCGAGCAGAGCATGGCCGACCGCGTCATCCGCGCCTGCAACGATCTGCGCAGCGCCGGCAAGACCATGGGCAAGATCTAA
- a CDS encoding ABC transporter ATP-binding protein, with protein MLQVEDLHAGYGASEVLTGTTLAVKQGTLVALIGANGAGKTTTMRAISGGLKPSRGKVLLDGKEVQGLDASRIARLGLAHAPEGRKVFGPLSVEDNLLLGAYGRLPRFFGFQSRAKADLDRVYDLFPRLRDRARQAAGTLSGGEQQMLAIGRALMAQPKVMLLDEPSMGLAPVIVQEVFRTIRRLKEEGITLLLVEQFAKSALEVADYAYVMERGRIAVEGTPAELSRDERVISAYLG; from the coding sequence ATGCTGCAGGTGGAAGATCTCCATGCGGGCTACGGCGCCAGCGAAGTGCTCACTGGCACCACGCTGGCGGTGAAGCAGGGCACCCTCGTGGCCCTCATCGGCGCCAACGGCGCCGGCAAAACCACCACCATGCGCGCCATCTCCGGCGGCCTCAAACCCAGCCGCGGCAAGGTGCTGCTGGATGGCAAAGAGGTGCAGGGTCTGGATGCCTCCCGCATCGCGCGCCTGGGCCTGGCGCACGCGCCGGAGGGCCGCAAAGTGTTCGGCCCTCTGTCGGTGGAGGACAACCTGCTCCTGGGTGCCTATGGTCGCCTGCCCCGCTTCTTCGGCTTCCAGAGCAGGGCCAAGGCGGACCTGGATCGGGTCTACGACCTGTTTCCGCGGCTGCGGGACCGCGCCAGGCAGGCGGCGGGCACCCTGTCGGGTGGCGAGCAGCAGATGCTGGCCATTGGCCGCGCCCTCATGGCCCAGCCCAAGGTCATGCTGCTGGACGAACCCTCCATGGGCCTTGCACCCGTCATCGTGCAGGAAGTCTTCCGAACCATCCGCCGCCTGAAGGAAGAGGGCATCACCCTCCTCCTGGTGGAGCAGTTCGCCAAGAGCGCCCTGGAAGTGGCCGACTACGCCTACGTCATGGAGCGCGGCCGCATCGCCGTGGAAGGCACGCCCGCCGAGCTGAGCCGCGATGAGCGAGTCATTTCGGCCTACCTGGGCTGA
- a CDS encoding 6-phosphofructokinase produces the protein MSNSIRRIAISTGGGDAPGLNAVIRAVVIAAANRGWECYGIREGFNGILFPERFAEGGLMRLTRERVRGIGHLGGTILGTTNKGNPLHFPIKMPDGTMREVDRTDEILEFFARKELDALVSIGGDGSLTIANVLHQKGLKVVGVPKTIDNDLDKTATTFGFDTAVAFATECVDRLHSTAESHQRVMVVEMMGRYAGWIALNSGISGSAHAILIPEIPFDLDKVAAKIRQRDQEGRMYSLVVVAEGANPTHGHRAVIEQAGVGHAERLGGIGEWVAKSLQELTGKESRVVVLGHLLRGGSPTSFDRLAALRFGAAAVRALDEGHSGIMVALAFPNVNYVPLEEVAGRMKAVPLDCDILQTGRDLGICFGDS, from the coding sequence ATGTCGAACAGCATCCGCCGCATTGCCATTTCCACTGGTGGCGGCGACGCCCCCGGCCTCAATGCGGTGATTCGCGCCGTGGTCATCGCCGCGGCAAACCGGGGCTGGGAGTGCTACGGCATCCGCGAGGGGTTCAACGGCATTCTGTTTCCCGAACGCTTCGCCGAGGGCGGGCTCATGCGCCTGACGCGCGAACGTGTGCGGGGCATCGGCCACCTGGGCGGCACCATCCTGGGCACCACCAACAAGGGCAATCCGCTGCATTTCCCCATCAAGATGCCCGATGGCACGATGCGCGAAGTGGATCGCACGGATGAGATTCTCGAGTTCTTCGCTCGCAAGGAGCTGGATGCGCTGGTCTCCATCGGTGGCGACGGCTCCCTGACCATCGCCAACGTCCTGCATCAGAAGGGGCTCAAGGTGGTCGGCGTGCCCAAGACCATCGACAACGACCTCGACAAGACCGCCACCACCTTCGGCTTTGACACCGCCGTGGCCTTCGCCACGGAGTGCGTGGATCGCCTGCACAGCACCGCCGAGAGCCACCAGCGGGTGATGGTGGTGGAAATGATGGGTCGCTACGCGGGCTGGATCGCCCTGAATTCAGGGATTTCCGGCAGTGCCCACGCCATCCTCATTCCTGAAATTCCCTTCGACCTGGACAAGGTGGCAGCCAAGATCCGCCAGCGGGACCAGGAGGGGCGGATGTACTCCCTGGTGGTGGTGGCCGAGGGTGCCAATCCCACCCACGGCCATCGGGCCGTCATTGAGCAGGCGGGGGTGGGCCACGCCGAGCGGTTGGGGGGCATCGGCGAGTGGGTGGCCAAATCCCTGCAGGAGCTCACAGGCAAGGAATCCCGGGTGGTGGTGCTGGGGCACCTGCTGCGGGGCGGCAGCCCCACCAGCTTCGACCGCCTGGCGGCCCTGCGCTTCGGCGCTGCCGCCGTGCGAGCTCTGGACGAGGGCCACAGCGGCATCATGGTGGCCCTGGCCTTCCCGAACGTGAACTACGTGCCCCTGGAAGAGGTGGCGGGCCGCATGAAGGCCGTGCCGCTGGACTGCGACATCCTGCAGACAGGACGCGACTTGGGGATCTGTTTCGGCGATTCGTGA